In the genome of Yersinia enterocolitica, the window GAGTGTCAGTGCCAGTCCGCAGGATATCGGCGTTTTGACCCGTAAACTGTACGCGGCATTTGAAGCTTTACCTGGCAAAGTGACGCTGGTTAACCCGCAAATTTCACCGGATTTATCGGAAGAACATCTGACTTTCATTCATGTTCCGGCAGGTCGTGCTAACCGCGCGGGTTGGTACTTATATAATCAAGCGCCCTCTATGGATGCGATTGTGAGTCACCAGCCGCTGGAATATAACCGTTACCTGAACAAACTGGTGTCCTGGGCCTATTTCAACGGCCTGTTGACCAGCAAGACACGGCTACATATTAAAAGCGCCAATCTGTGCGATACGGTGAAATTGCAAGAATTGGTGACGGATATCTCTCACCACTTCCCGTTGCGCTTGCCTGCACCGACACCTAAAGCACTCTATAGCCCGTGTGAGATTCGCCATTTGGCGATTATCGTCAATTTAGAGCATGACCCGACAGCGGCTTTCCGCAATCAGGTGGTGCATTTTGATTTCCGTAAACTGGATGTATTCAGTTTTGGCGAGCAGCAGCAGTGTCTAGTGGGCAGTATCGATTTGCTGTATCGCAACTCCTGGAATGAAGTTCGAACCTTGCATTTCAGTGGTGAGCAGGCAGTGTTGGAAGCATTGAAAACCATTTTAGGCAAAATGCATCAGGATGCGGCTCCGCCGGAGTCAGTGGATGTGTTCTGTTACAGCCAGCATTTGCGTGGTTTGATTCGTACCCGCATTCAGCAGTTGGTTTCCGAGTGTATTGAGTTGCGCTTATCCAGTACCCGTCAGGAACCGGGCCGTTTTAAAGCGGTACGAGTTTCCGGCCAGACCTGGGGTTTGTTCTTTGAACGCCTGAGTGTTTCCGTTCAAAAATTGGAAAATGCGGTCGAATTTTACGGTGCGATTTCTAATAACAAACTGCATGGGTTATCGATTCAGGTAGAAACCGATCAAATTCATCTGCCGCCAGTGGTGGACGGTTTTGCCAGCGAAGGGATCATTCAGTTCTTCTTCGAAGGCACCGCAGATGAAAAAGGCTTTAACATTTATATTTTGGATGAATCAAACCGCGTTGAGGTTTATCACCACTGTGAGGGCAGTAAAGAGGAGTTGGTGCGAGATGTCAGCCGTTTTTATTCATCGTCTCACGACCGTTTTACCTACGGCTCCAGCTTTATTAACTTCAACCTGCCGCAGTTCTACCAAATTGTGCAATTAGATGGCCGTACCCAAGTGATCCCTTTTCGCAGCAACACGTTATCCCATCTATATATCGTCGACAAAGAGCCAAGCCAGCCTGCGCAGCAGTTGCAGTTACATTAATTTCCCCTGTGTCCTTGAAGCCGCAGGGGTGTTAGCTGCGCTAGTTACTCGGCCCATCCGTGGTCCTCGCCTCGTTGAGGCCGCTGCAAGCAGCGTTCAAATCTGCTCCCGACAGATTTGTCCCCCGAAGCACTGACTTGAGTCAGCTCATCGGGATGCGTTTGCTGGCTGCCTACCTGCAACTCCAATGACTTTGGGGAATGACCTGTGTCCTTGAAGCCGCATGCGCCTAGATAAAACTCACCTCTTCACCCGCCTGCGCACTAGCCGCTTGCGATAATTTGGCGAAGAATTCTTCGCCGCTGCGTGAGCAATACCAGTGGCCTTCACGATAATTGAAATGGTAACCACCCGCTTTAGTCGCCAACCATACCTGATGCAGTGGCTCTTGGCGGTTGATAACAATCTTACTGCCATTTTCGAATGTCAGGGTCATCACTCCGCCATTAGTTTCATAATCGACATCACTATCGCCGCTAAAACCATCCAGTGTCTCTTCAATGTAAAGCATCAATTGATCGGCTAACTGATGAAACTCGCTATCGTTCATATTCAATTCCTATTGCTTTTCATGATCCACCTGCGATTATAGAGAGCATGGACGCATGAATCACAAGTATTAATGCGATTATACCCTTCATACTTGAAGCCGCAGGGGTTAGCAGTGTGCACTCACCCGAATCAATTACCGATGTAAGTGCATTGGGATTCGTTTGCGGCCAACCTGCAACGCCAGATTCTTTGGGTATAATAGGTGCTAAAACAATTTACAGGCGTTAAAAATGAAAAAAGAATTATGTTGGCCGCTGGCGGCGATGATGGTATTCGCACTGGCGGGTTGTGGCTTGAAAGGCCCGTTATATTTTCCACCCGCTGACAAACCAAAAGTAGAAACCGCGCAACCGGATAGTGGTCAGGTAGAGCGAAACCAGCAGGACCTGTCAGGTACCAACCAGACAAAATCTATTGCCGGGCCGCAGTAATTATTTTTATCGCAGCCAGATTGAGTCAGTATTTAATTTGCCCGTGCCAAATTTAGCCGGTAAATGAAAGTCAGCGGAGTATGAAATGCAGTTCTCCAAAATGCACGGTCTTGGCAACGACTTTATGGTTGTCGATGCAGTTACCCAAAATGTTTACTTTTCGCCGGAGTTAATTCGTCGATTAGCAGACCGGCACACTGGCGTGGGCTTTGATCAGATGCTGGTGGTTGAACCGCCTTATGATCCTGAGCTGGATTTTCACTACCGTATTTTTAATGCCGATGGCAGCGAAGTTTCTCAGTGTGGCAATGGTGCACGTTGTTTTGCTCGGTTTGTTCGGTTGAAAGGGTTGACCAATAAACGTGATATCAGTGTGAGTACCCAAACTGGCCGCATGATATTGAGTGTTACTGAAGACGAGCTGGTTTGTGTCAATATGGGCGAGCCCAATTTTGACCCGCAAACGGTGCCTTTCAGAGCAACTAAAGCAGAGAAAACCTACATTTTACGCGCGGCGGAACATACGGTGTTGTGCGGCGTGGTATCAATGGGCAATCCTCACTGTGTGATGCAGGTTGATGATGTTTCGGTTGCTAATGTTGCCTTGCTGGGTCCAGTATTGGAAAGCCATGAACGCTTCCCCGAACGGGCTAATATTGGTTTTATGCAGGTGGTTAGCCGCGAGCATATTCGCTTACGGGTGTATGAGCGTAGTGCTGGCGAAACGCAAGCCTGTGGTAGCGGTGCTTGTGCAGCAGTGGCGGTGGGGATCCAGCAAGAGTTGTTGGCTGAAGAGGTTCATGTTGAACTGCCAGGCGGCAGTTTGCATATCAGTTGGAAAGGGCCGGGCCACCCACTGTATATGACCGGGCCGGCAACACATGTATATGATGGCTTCATTCATTTATAATATCCTGCGTACTTGAAACTGCAGGGTTGTTCGCTGCGCGCACTCACCCGAATCACTTACTTAAGTAAGTTCATCGGGATTCGCTTGCTGGCTGCCTACCTGCAATTCCAATTACGTTGGCTATAGGAACGGGTGTTAAATGAAAAGTTATGAGGAGCAGGCGTTAGCTGGCATCGAGTTGGACGACGATGCTGTCATGCAGTACTTATTGCAAAACCCTGACTTTTTTATCCGCAATGCCCGTCTGGTCGAACAGATGCATATTCCTCATCCTGTTCGCGGCAGTGTCTCGCTGGTGGAGTGGCAGCTAGGGCGACAACGTAATCAGATTGGTCAGTTGGAAGAAGAGATCACCTTGCTAATGGAGCAGGCGGGCTTGAATGAAGTGTTGTTTAATCGCTTGCTGCAACTACAAAGCAATTTGGCTGCGGCCAGCAGCTTGCAAGATATGCTTAATCGCTTGCAGCGCTGGGCACGCGACTTCGGCTTGGCAGGTGCTAATGTGCGCTTATTCAGTGACCGCTGGCATATTGGTGCGCCGTCTGATTTCACCCATTTGGCACTTGCCCGTCACGCCTTCGAGCCACTACGCATTCAGCGTTTGGGGAGCGATAACCATTATCTGGGCGGTTTGAACGGGCCGGAACTGCTGTTGTTATTGCCTCAGGCCAAGCAGGTAGGGTCGGTCGCACTCTCGTTACTGGGCAAAGATGGCGATCTAGGTGTCATTATCTTCAGCAGCCGTGATACGCAACATTATCAGCAGGGCATGGGTACCGTGATGCTGAATCAGTTATCAACGTTATTGCCGAGCCTGCTGGAGCGTTGGATAGAGCCGGTATGACCGAATTCAGTGCCTCACTTGCCCAGCAGGTAGAGGCTTTCTTGCGTTATCTCAAAGTTGAGCGTCAGCTCAGTCCATTGACTATTACCAGTTATCGACGCCAGCTACAGGCACTGATGGAAATGGGCGAGCAAATGGGCCTGGTGCACTGGCAGCAGCTTGACGCGGCTCAGGTGCGGTCACTGGTTTCTCGCAGTAAACGTGCCGGTTTACATTCCTCAAGCCTTGCGCTGCGCCTCTCAGCTTTGCGCAGCTTTCTTGATTGGCTGGTGAGTCAGGGCGTATTGCAGGCCAACCCCGCAAAAGGGGTGAGTACACCACGTTCAGGCCGCCATCTGCCAAAAAATATTGATGTCGATGAGGTCGATAAACTGTTGGATATCGACCTCAATGATCCCTTGGCAGTCCGTGATCGGGCGATGCTGGAAGTGATGTATGGCGCGGGTTTGCGTCTATCCGAACTGGTTGGCATGAACTGCAAACACGTAGATTTAGCCAGCGGTGAAGTCTGGGTGATGGGGAAAGGCAGTAAAGAGCGTAAAGTGCCGATTGGCAGGACCGCAGTGACCTGGTTAGAGCATTGGCTGGAACTGCGCGAGTTATTTGAACCTGGTGACGATGCTATCTTTTTAGCCAATACCGGTAAGCGAATTTCAGCGCGCAATGTGCAAAAACGCTTTGCCGAATGGGGTGTAAAGCAAGGTGTCAGCAGCCATATTCACCCACACAAATTGCGCCACTCTTTCGCCACTCACATGTTGGAATCCAGTGGTGATTTGCGTGCGGTGCAGGAGCTACTGGGCCACGCCAATCTGACGACCACACAAATTTATACTCATCTCGACTTTCAACATCTGGCGACAGTGTATGATGCTGCTCATCCACGCGCCAAACGAGGCAAATCCTGATGCATTTTTATCGCCCACTCGAGAGTATTTCCGCCATTAGCTTCGATTTGGATGACACCCTGTATGATAATCGGCCAGTGATTACCCGCACTGAACAAGAGTCGGTGGCATTCTTACAGCAGTATCATCCCAATCTGGCGCAGTTACAGGCTGCTGATTTTCACCGTTTTCGCGCTGAATTGCTGGCGCAGGACCCGGGCATCTATCACGATGTTACCCAGTGGCGTTGGCATGCGATTGAACTGGGCTTGATACGTCATGGCTTAAGTAAGTCTGAGGCGCAATGTGGCGCTGATGCAGCCATGGAGAACTTTGCCCTATGGCGTAGCCGTATTTATGTGCCAGCGGCCACCCATGACACTTTGAGCGCGCTGGCGGAGCATTATCCGCTGGTGGCTATCACCAATGGTAATGCCGACCCTAAAGCCTGTGGTCTGGATCGATACTTCCAGTTTGTGCTGCGCTCCGGCCCCCATGGCCGTGCCAAGCCTTTCCGCGATATGTACCATAAAGCGGCAAACCATCTGGATATCCCACTCAAACAGATTCTGCATGTGGGTGATGATTTGACCACCGATGTCGCTGGTGCGCTACGTTGCGGTATGCAGGCTTGCTGGATTAATGACCGTCAACAGAACCTGATGACGGCCAGTGATAGCCGCTTATTGCCACATATTGAGATTTCTCAGTTGGCTTCCCTGACAGCATTGCTATAATCCCCTGCAATAAATCTGTATAAATTCACAGTGGAATGGTGGCAAAATACCCGCATACTCGGCGATTTAGCTATTTTCCCTTACCCGATAAACGGTGCCTATGGACGTTTCTGATCTGCTCGACAGCCTGAATGAAAAACAACGCGAAGCCGTGGCTGCGCCACGCTGCAACCTGTTGGTCCTGGCCGGTGCAGGCAGTGGCAAAACCCGGGTGCTGGTTCATCGCATTGCCTGGTTGTTATCAGTAGAAAATGCGTCTCCGTACTCAATTATCGCAGTGACGTTCACCAATAAAGCGGCGGCCGAAATGCGCCACCGTATTGAACACTTGATTGGCACCAGTCAGGGCGGAATGTGGATTGGGACTTTCCATGGGTTGGCGCACCGCTTGCTGCGCGCTCACCATATGGATGCTAACTTGCCGCAGGATTTTCAGATTCTCGACAGCGACGACCAGCTACGGTTATTAAAACGTTTGGTTAAAGCACTGAATTTAGATGATAAACAATGGCCACCGCGTCAGGCGATGTGGTACATCAACGGCAAAAAAGACGAAGGATTACGGCCACAGCATATTGAGAGCTATGGCAATCCGGTTGAAGCCACCTGGCTGCGTATCTATCAGGCGTATCAGGAAGCTTGTGACCGCGCCGGTCTGGTAGATTTTGCCGAGCTGTTGCTGCGAGCACACGAATTGTGGCTAAACAAACCCCATATTCTTAATCATTATCGTGAACGCTTCACCAACATTTTGGTGGATGAGTTTCAGGATACCAACAATATCCAATACGCCTGGATCCGTCTGCTGGCAGGTGACCGTTCTAATGTGATGATTGTCGGTGACGATGACCAATCAATCTATGGCTGGCGTGGGGCGCAGGTGGAAAATATCCAGCGCTTCTTGAAAGATTTCCCCGGCGCTGAAACCATCCGGTTGGAGCAGAATTACCGTTCTACCAGCAATATTTTGACGGCAGCAAATACTCTGATTGCCAATAATGATGGCCGCATGGGGAAAAACCTGTGGACGGACGGTGCCGAAGGCGAACCGATCTCACTCTATTGCGCCTTTAACGAGCTGGATGAAGCGCGCTTTGTGGTTAACCGCATCAAAGCCTGGCAGGACAACGGTGGTGCTCTGAATGATTGTGCCATCTTGTATCGTAGCAACGCCCAATCGCGTGTTTTGGAAGAAGCACTATTGCAGACCGCGATGCCGTACCGTATTTATGGCGGTCAGCGCTTCTTCGAACGTCAAGAGATTAAAGATGCACTGGCTTATCTGCGGCTAATTTCCAACCGCAATGATGATGCGGCTTTTGAGCGAGTGGTCAATACACCTACTCGCGGTATTGGCGATCGCACCTTAGATGTGGTGCGCCAAACCGCCCGTGACCGTCAGCTAACGCTGTGGCAATCAACCCGTGCCATGTTGCAGGAAAAAGTGCTGGCAGGCCGTGCAGCCTCTGCGCTGCAACGGTTTGTTGAGCTGGTCGACTCCCTGGCTCATGAAACGGCGGATATGCCGTTGCATGTCCAAAGTGACCGAGTAATTCGTGATTCCGGTTTGTGGTCGATGTACGAACAGGAAAAAGGTGAAAAAGGTCAGGCGCGCGTTGAGAATCTTGAAGAGCTGGTCAATGCGACCCGCCAATACAGTTATCAGGATGAAGATCAGGACCTGATGCCACTACAAGCATTTTTGTCTCATGCAGCGCTGGAAGCGGGAGAGGGGCAGGCCGATGCTTATCAGGATGCAGTGCAATTAATGACTCTCCATTCCGCGAAAGGCTTAGAGTTCCCACAGGTGTTCATTGTGGGTATGGAAGAGGGGATGTTCCCGAGCCAGATGTCACTGGATGAAGGTGGCCGCTTGGAAGAAGAGCGCCGACTGGCCTATGTCGGGGTCACCCGCGCGATGCAGAAACTGACACTTTGCTATGCTGAGAGCCGCCGTCTGTACGGCAAAGAAGTGAATCATCGGCCATCCCGCTTTATCGGCGAACTGCCGCAGGAATGCGTCGAAGAAGTACGGCTACGTGCAACGGTTTCTCGCCCGGTTAACCACCGCAATATGGGGACGCCGATGAATGAAAATGACAGTGGTTTCTCACTGGGTCAGCGGGTGCGTCATCCTAAATTTGGTGAAGGTACCGTGGTTAATCTGGAAGGTAGCGGCGAACACAGCCGGTTGCAAATTGCTTTCCCCGGAGAGGGGATTAAGTGGTTGGTCGCGGCTTACGCCCGATTAGAAGCCGTATAAATTTACCCTGCGGTCTTGACGCCGCAGGGGTGTTAGCGGCTCTCACTTGACTGTGTAAGCTCATCGGGATGCGTTCATTTGCTGTCTTGCTGCAACGCCAATAACTTTGGGTAGTTAATGTAGCCGCGGCATTAGCGGCTCTCATCCTGAGGCGCTTGCTTGGCATCGGTTTCAGCCTGCAACAAAATCGCTTTCCCCATCCACTGCGTCACATCCTGAATACCCGCATCATCCAAATGCCAAATATCTTTCAGCACCATAAACACTTCTGAGCCATAGATTAACGAGAAAGCATAGATCACCCGTTGCAAGGCCTCCGGTGACAACTTCCCTTCCAGCGGCTCGACAGCCAGCTTCAATAACCGCTTACGGTTACCACGCACCAACTTTTCTTCACTGTTAGGATTGCTGCGGTCAGCCGCCCATTGTTGCAATGACAGATGCAGCGCGGCACGAAGTACACCTTCGTGTTGCAACATGCGTGGATAAGCAAAAGAGAGCAGTTCTGCAATGCGTTGCCGGGCATCTGGTTGGGTAGGCTGCCATGCCAATATCGGCCCAAGGCTTTCATCGACCATGGCAGAAACCAACGCACTTTGCGTCGGGAAATAACGATAAGCCGTAGCGCGCGAGAGTTGCGCTGCATTTGCTACGTCTGTTATCGACGGAAATGTCCCTTGTTCATACATCGACATCGCCGTATCGATCAGTAACCGTCGGGTTCTGGCTTTGATGGTGGTCAGTGATGGAGAGACGCGCTCCTGTTTATCCTGATTATGCACGGTCACTCCATGGTCAATAACGAGTATCTGCGCTCACTATAACAAACCGACCGCACAAATCGCCATGAATGCATTTCACCTGCAAACTAATTTTGAGACTCTAGTCTCAAAAATCAGTAGTATCCTTTGCGAAAATGATACTCTAGTCTCAATATGATTCTATCTTAACCAACTCGCTTCGTTGTTCGGCTGTAAGTAGAAAATAAACTTCCAATAAAAAGAAGTGAGCTACACGCGCATTCATAGAAGGATGTTCAGATGCCTCGTCATATTTTTATCGCGACTACCACAGATACCAAAGGCGAAGAGCTGACATATGTCAGTGAATTGATTAAAGCAACCGGGCTAACAACGGTCACGGTGGATTTATCGACTAAAGAAGGCCAACGAGCCAGTGGCGCAGATATCTCTGCCGAGACAGTAGCGGGCCATCACCCCGATGGGCGTCAGGCGGTGTTCTGTGGTGATAGGGGGCGGGCGATAAGTGCAATGGCCGTCGCTTTTGAGCGTTTTATTGCCAGCCGTGATGATGTGGCCGCGTTATTAGGTCTGGGAGGTTCCGGCGGCACCGCGCTGATTACACCGGCGATGCAAAGCTTACCGATTGGTATTCCTAAACTGATGGTATCTACCATGGCTTCTGGTGATGTTTCAGGTTACATCGGTGCCAGTGATATCGCCATGATGTATTCCGTCACCGATATTGCCGGGCTTAACCGCATTTCTCGTCGTGTACTGAGTAATGCCGCTCACCAGATTGCCGGAGCAGTCTATTTCGCCAAAGAAGAGTTACTGGTTGATGATAAACCGGCGCTGGGCTTGACCATGTTTGGTGTGACAACTCCCTGTATTCAGGCCGTCAGTGCCGCATTATCAGACGAATATGACTGTTTGGTGTTCCACGCCACAGGTAGCGGCGGCAAAGCTATGGAAAAACTGGCCGAAAGTGGCTTGCTGGCGGGGGCACTTGATCTGACCACCACCGAGGTCTGCGACCTGTTATTTGACGGGGTATTGGCCTGTGGGCCGGAACGCTTCGATGCTATTGCTCACAGCAACATCCCGTATGTCGGCTCTTGCGGTGCATTGGATATGGTCAACTTCGGCAGCCCGGCAACTATTCCGGCTAAATATGCCGATCGCTTGTTCTATAAACATAACGCCCAAGTGACACTGATGCGCACCACCGAGCAAGAGAATATTCAAATGGCACGCTGGATTGGTGAAAAGCTCAATCGTTGTCAGGGTGAAGTGCGCTTCTTAATTCCAGCCGGCGGATTCTCAGCATTGGATGCGCCGGGCCAGCCATTCTGGGATGAAAAAGCGTTGAAAGCCTTTATTGATACGCTGGAAGAGACCGTCATTCAAACGGATAAACGCCGCTTGGTGCACTATCCGTTCAACATCAATGACCCAGAATTTGCCCAGGCCGCAGTAGAAAACTTTAAAGAAATAACAAAGAGCCCATCCCATTAGGGCCATTTTATTCGTGGAGAGATATATGCCAAAATTTCAACGCCAGGCCATTTTAGCCAAATTTCGGGAAATGATTGCCCGCCGTGAGCCGATTATCGGTGGCGGTGCGGGCACAGGGCTGTCAGCTAAATGTGAAGAGGCTGGTGGAATTGATCTTATCGTTATCTATAACTCAGGCCGCTATCGTATGGCGGGGCGTGGGTCGCTGGCAGGTTTGCTGGCCTACGGGAATGCCAATGAAATCGTGGTCGATATGGCCAAAGAAGTGCTGCCGGTAGTCAAAAATACGCCAGTGCTGGCGGGAGTGAATGGTACTGACCCATTCTGTCAGTTCGATCACTTTTTGGACCAATTGAAAGCATTGGGTTTTTCTGGCGTGCAGAACTTCCCAACCGTTGGGTTAATTGACGGTAACTTCCGTGCCAATCTGGAAGAGACTGGCATGGGGTATGGCTTGGAAGTGGATATGATCCGCCTGGCTCACGAAAAAGATTTACTGACCACCCCATATGTTTTCAGTGCCGCCGATGCGGTTGCCATGACACAAGCGGGTGCTGACATTATTGTGCCACATATGGGGCTGACGACTGGCGGTAACATCGGTGCGGACACGGCACTGAAACTGGCGGACTGTGTGCCTCTGATTAATGACTGGGCTGCGGCGGCAAAAGCGGTACGTGAAGATATCATTGTGCTGTGTCACGGTGGGCCAATTTCCTCACCAGAAGATGCCCAATACATTATGGATAACTGCCCGCAATGTGACGGTTTTTATGGTGCCAGTTCGATGGAACGTCTGCCGACTGAAATTGCACTAACGGACACCACCAAACAGTTTAAAAATATAAAGCGTTGATATTTTGCCAATACCAAAGGGAAAGCCTGTTTTGTGAATTTTGCCGGTTTTTGGCTAAATGAAGATGCAGGATACACAAAACCGAAGTCGATGTTGGCTTCGGTTTTTTTTTGCTTTTTAGCCAGTTTATGCCAGATAGCTGCCGCCAAGATGTGTTATCGCCTGTTGTGTCTGTAACAACTAAAAATAAAGCTCACCTATTAACTACTTTTAACCGGTTGACAGTCTTTTTCTTCTCGGCGTAACATGCGCGCACTATTCTTGATGAGGACATTCGCCTTGGACACACCCAGTAGATACTGGCTCAATAACCTGTTCATATGGTGCAACTTCTAAGGCTATCCTCATATTTGCTGATAGCCTTCGTGGTTGTCAGCGGCCCCGCTAAGCCGTCGCTGTGAGTCAGATCTCCTTATGGTCTGAAACATAGAGTATTTATCAATACCTCGCTGTTTCTGTGCTTCAATGCGTTATCCCTATCCATCACCGCAAGGGAGTTTTGGCACATGCTGAGCGCATTTAAATTAAGTAACAATCGCTTATCCCGTTTGGAGCTGGATGAATCAGATGAGTCAGATGATCTGACCTCATCAATTTGGGTCGACTTAGTTGAACCGGAAGAAGGGGAGCGCGAACGCGTCCAGTCTGAGTTAGGGCAAAGCCTGGCGACCCGGCCAGAGTTGGACGACATCGAGGCTTCCGCCCGCTTCTTTGAAGATGAGGATGGCCTACATATCCACTCCTTCTTCTATTATGAAGATGCTGAAGACCATGCGGGTAACTCAACCGTGGCATTTACCATCCGTGATGGTCGCCTGTATACCCTGCGTGAGCGCGAGTTACCGGCTTTTCGTTTATATCGGATGCGGGCGCGTAACCAAACACTGGTTGATGGCAATGCCTATGAGCTGTTGCTGGATCTGTTCGAAACCAAAATTGAGCAGCTAGCCGATGAAATCGAAAACATTTATAGCGATTTGGAAGCCTTAAGTCGCGTCATTATGGAAGGGCAGCAAGGTGATGAATATGACGCCGCGTTGTCTACCTTAGCGGAACAGGAAGATATCGGCTGGAAAGTGCGCTTGTGTCTGATGGATACCCAGCGAGCACTGAATTTCTTGGTACGTAAAGCCCGCTTGCCGAGTGGTCAACTGGAGCAAGCCCGTGAGGTATTGCGCGATATTGAATCCCTATTGCCACACAATGAATCCCTGTTCCAGAAGGTTAACTTCCTGATGCAGGCAGCAATGGGCTTTATCAATATCGAGCAGAACCGGATTATCAAGATCTTCTCGGTGGTATCGGTGGTGTTCCTGCCGCCAACACTGGTGGCATCCAGCTACGGGATGAACTTTGAGTTTATGCCGGAATTGCGCTGGTCATTTGGCTATCCGGGCGCGATCAGTTTGATGATTATCGCGGGTTTAGCACCGTACTTGTATTTCAAACGCAAGAACTGGCTCTAACCTAACCTAACCTTCGCCCTTGAAGCTGCAGGGATGTTAGCTGCGTTCACGCACCCGAATCACTTGGACTGTGTAAGCTCATCGGGATGAGTTCACTGGCAGCCTACCTGCAACTTCAAGTTCTTTGGTTACCAATATCATAACTCGATGAGTAACCGGGCATTTTTGTCGGCTTGCTATCTAGGCGCGGCGCTTACGTTGGGTGTAGAGCGCATCCAATGTGAACAGCAACAGTGCCGCCCAGATAAAGGCGAAAGTCACCATTTTATCGTTGCCAATGGTTTCGCCGTAGAAGGTTACCGCCAGAATAAACATCAACGTTGGCCCGAGGTATTGGAAAAAGCCCAATGTCGATAGTTTTAAGCGAGTGGCGGCGGCGGTGAAGAACAGTAGCGGGATAGTGGTAATCACCCCGGCTGCTGCCAATAACAGGTTAAGCGACCACGCATTGGTGCTCATGTGGCTGGTTGGGCTATCGGCAATAAAGAACAGATACACCGCTGCTATCGGCAATAGCCACATAGTTTCCACCAGCATGCCGGTTTGGGCATCTATCCCGAGTTTTTTACGAATCAGACCGTATAAAGCAAAGCTTATCGCGAGTCCCAGGGCGATTATCGGTAGCGAGCCAAACTGCCATAATTGAATCAATACCCCGCCGAACGCTAATG includes:
- a CDS encoding UPF0261 family protein, which produces MPRHIFIATTTDTKGEELTYVSELIKATGLTTVTVDLSTKEGQRASGADISAETVAGHHPDGRQAVFCGDRGRAISAMAVAFERFIASRDDVAALLGLGGSGGTALITPAMQSLPIGIPKLMVSTMASGDVSGYIGASDIAMMYSVTDIAGLNRISRRVLSNAAHQIAGAVYFAKEELLVDDKPALGLTMFGVTTPCIQAVSAALSDEYDCLVFHATGSGGKAMEKLAESGLLAGALDLTTTEVCDLLFDGVLACGPERFDAIAHSNIPYVGSCGALDMVNFGSPATIPAKYADRLFYKHNAQVTLMRTTEQENIQMARWIGEKLNRCQGEVRFLIPAGGFSALDAPGQPFWDEKALKAFIDTLEETVIQTDKRRLVHYPFNINDPEFAQAAVENFKEITKSPSH
- a CDS encoding magnesium/nickel/cobalt transporter CorA (responsible for the influx of magnesium ions), giving the protein MLSAFKLSNNRLSRLELDESDESDDLTSSIWVDLVEPEEGERERVQSELGQSLATRPELDDIEASARFFEDEDGLHIHSFFYYEDAEDHAGNSTVAFTIRDGRLYTLRERELPAFRLYRMRARNQTLVDGNAYELLLDLFETKIEQLADEIENIYSDLEALSRVIMEGQQGDEYDAALSTLAEQEDIGWKVRLCLMDTQRALNFLVRKARLPSGQLEQAREVLRDIESLLPHNESLFQKVNFLMQAAMGFINIEQNRIIKIFSVVSVVFLPPTLVASSYGMNFEFMPELRWSFGYPGAISLMIIAGLAPYLYFKRKNWL
- a CDS encoding DNA helicase II, which produces MDVSDLLDSLNEKQREAVAAPRCNLLVLAGAGSGKTRVLVHRIAWLLSVENASPYSIIAVTFTNKAAAEMRHRIEHLIGTSQGGMWIGTFHGLAHRLLRAHHMDANLPQDFQILDSDDQLRLLKRLVKALNLDDKQWPPRQAMWYINGKKDEGLRPQHIESYGNPVEATWLRIYQAYQEACDRAGLVDFAELLLRAHELWLNKPHILNHYRERFTNILVDEFQDTNNIQYAWIRLLAGDRSNVMIVGDDDQSIYGWRGAQVENIQRFLKDFPGAETIRLEQNYRSTSNILTAANTLIANNDGRMGKNLWTDGAEGEPISLYCAFNELDEARFVVNRIKAWQDNGGALNDCAILYRSNAQSRVLEEALLQTAMPYRIYGGQRFFERQEIKDALAYLRLISNRNDDAAFERVVNTPTRGIGDRTLDVVRQTARDRQLTLWQSTRAMLQEKVLAGRAASALQRFVELVDSLAHETADMPLHVQSDRVIRDSGLWSMYEQEKGEKGQARVENLEELVNATRQYSYQDEDQDLMPLQAFLSHAALEAGEGQADAYQDAVQLMTLHSAKGLEFPQVFIVGMEEGMFPSQMSLDEGGRLEEERRLAYVGVTRAMQKLTLCYAESRRLYGKEVNHRPSRFIGELPQECVEEVRLRATVSRPVNHRNMGTPMNENDSGFSLGQRVRHPKFGEGTVVNLEGSGEHSRLQIAFPGEGIKWLVAAYARLEAV
- the rarD gene encoding EamA family transporter RarD → MDKQRTRQGILFALAAYFIWGIAPAYFKLIQQVPADEILTHRIIWSFFFMLILLTVSRNWPQVRSACRNGKRLLLLAVTAVLIASNWLLFIWAVNHNHMLEASLGYFINPLVNVLFGMLFLGERFRRMQWVAVALAFGGVLIQLWQFGSLPIIALGLAISFALYGLIRKKLGIDAQTGMLVETMWLLPIAAVYLFFIADSPTSHMSTNAWSLNLLLAAAGVITTIPLLFFTAAATRLKLSTLGFFQYLGPTLMFILAVTFYGETIGNDKMVTFAFIWAALLLFTLDALYTQRKRRA
- a CDS encoding TetR family transcriptional regulator, which translates into the protein MHNQDKQERVSPSLTTIKARTRRLLIDTAMSMYEQGTFPSITDVANAAQLSRATAYRYFPTQSALVSAMVDESLGPILAWQPTQPDARQRIAELLSFAYPRMLQHEGVLRAALHLSLQQWAADRSNPNSEEKLVRGNRKRLLKLAVEPLEGKLSPEALQRVIYAFSLIYGSEVFMVLKDIWHLDDAGIQDVTQWMGKAILLQAETDAKQAPQDESR
- a CDS encoding phosphoenolpyruvate hydrolase family protein; this translates as MPKFQRQAILAKFREMIARREPIIGGGAGTGLSAKCEEAGGIDLIVIYNSGRYRMAGRGSLAGLLAYGNANEIVVDMAKEVLPVVKNTPVLAGVNGTDPFCQFDHFLDQLKALGFSGVQNFPTVGLIDGNFRANLEETGMGYGLEVDMIRLAHEKDLLTTPYVFSAADAVAMTQAGADIIVPHMGLTTGGNIGADTALKLADCVPLINDWAAAAKAVREDIIVLCHGGPISSPEDAQYIMDNCPQCDGFYGASSMERLPTEIALTDTTKQFKNIKR